One Flavobacterium sp. 90 DNA segment encodes these proteins:
- a CDS encoding glycoside hydrolase family 2 TIM barrel-domain containing protein codes for MNNRIKYLSGGLTLVMLIGIILLGSCSKKEDTFDNRKVSFNSDWSFHLNDSITDKDTIGTSTKWRTLSVPHDWSIEGKFDEKSPAGYGGGSLNGGLGWYKKTFKINASDSSKVISVIFDGVYRNSEVWVNGHYLGKRPNGYIGFQYDMSPYLNYGDKSNEIIVKVDNSKQPNSRWYSGSGIFRNVWIETTDKLHVAQWGTYVTTPKVTAEKASVSFETIIQNQNAASKKATVTTTIFKEDTKVTSVTQNITIGANANQTIKQSAEVETPILWSVEKPELYTAVTEISLDDKIVDQYKTNFGIRDFKFDVDKGFILNGKQVKIKGVCMHHDLGALGSAINTRAIERQLEILKEMGVNGIRTSHNPPAPELLDLCDKMGFIVMDEAFDMWKQNKTKYDYANDWDKWHKKDLVDQLLRDRNHPSIFVWSIGNEIPEQWNENGVAIAKELAAITREYDKTRPLTAAMNPPVNMNIDDVTLQFEKKNVQFNPLAKSGVLDLIGYNYAHQTYAHHKENFPGIPFIATETTSGLQTRGYYDKVSDTIKKWPVSWDKKFEGGNPGNTVSAYDQVQTPWGSTHEATWKVIKKYDFLSGMYIWTGFDYIGEPTPYEWPSVSSYFGIVDLAGFPKDVYYLYQSEWTDKTVLHIFPHWNWKAGQTVDVWAYYNKADEVELFLNGKSVGVRSKKGEDLHVMWRIPFQPGTLKAISRKNGKIVLETEIKTAGNPDNLKLTADRSNIKADGNDLSFVTVDILDSKGTLAPNANNEINFSLKGNGKIVGVCSGDPVSHESYKGSKHTALNGKCLVIVQSENKTGRLELTAKANGLKPATIVITAE; via the coding sequence ATGAATAATAGAATAAAATATTTAAGCGGAGGTTTAACATTAGTAATGCTAATCGGAATTATCCTTTTGGGTTCTTGCAGCAAAAAGGAAGATACTTTCGATAACAGAAAAGTTTCTTTTAATTCAGATTGGAGTTTTCATTTAAATGATAGTATAACAGACAAAGATACTATTGGAACTTCAACTAAATGGAGAACCTTAAGTGTGCCGCATGATTGGAGTATTGAAGGAAAGTTTGATGAAAAAAGCCCTGCCGGATATGGAGGCGGATCACTTAATGGAGGCTTAGGTTGGTATAAGAAAACTTTCAAAATAAACGCTTCTGATAGTAGTAAAGTAATATCAGTAATCTTTGATGGCGTTTACAGAAACAGCGAAGTCTGGGTAAACGGACATTATTTAGGAAAACGTCCAAATGGATATATAGGTTTTCAATATGACATGTCACCGTACTTAAATTATGGAGACAAAAGCAACGAGATAATTGTAAAGGTTGACAATTCAAAACAACCAAATTCACGTTGGTATTCAGGATCAGGGATTTTTAGAAATGTCTGGATTGAAACCACAGATAAATTGCACGTTGCACAATGGGGAACTTATGTGACAACGCCAAAAGTTACTGCCGAAAAAGCTTCGGTAAGTTTTGAAACGATTATTCAAAACCAAAATGCAGCTTCAAAAAAAGCAACAGTAACAACAACTATTTTTAAAGAAGATACCAAAGTAACATCGGTTACCCAAAATATAACAATTGGTGCAAACGCCAATCAAACCATCAAACAATCGGCAGAAGTTGAAACGCCAATTTTATGGTCGGTAGAAAAACCGGAATTGTATACAGCAGTTACCGAAATTTCGCTTGACGATAAAATTGTAGATCAATATAAAACCAATTTCGGAATAAGAGATTTTAAATTCGATGTAGATAAAGGGTTTATCCTTAACGGAAAACAAGTCAAAATCAAAGGAGTTTGTATGCATCATGATTTAGGAGCTTTAGGTTCTGCAATCAATACGCGCGCAATCGAACGTCAGCTTGAAATTTTGAAAGAAATGGGCGTAAACGGAATCAGAACTTCTCATAATCCTCCCGCTCCGGAACTTTTAGATCTTTGCGATAAAATGGGTTTCATTGTAATGGATGAAGCTTTTGACATGTGGAAACAAAACAAAACCAAATACGATTACGCAAATGATTGGGACAAATGGCACAAGAAAGATTTAGTCGATCAATTACTTCGCGACCGTAATCATCCAAGTATTTTTGTTTGGAGCATTGGAAATGAAATTCCAGAACAATGGAATGAAAATGGTGTGGCTATAGCCAAAGAATTAGCAGCAATTACACGCGAATACGATAAAACACGTCCATTAACCGCAGCGATGAATCCGCCGGTAAATATGAATATTGATGACGTGACTTTACAATTCGAAAAAAAGAATGTACAATTTAATCCTCTTGCAAAATCTGGAGTTTTAGATCTTATCGGATACAATTATGCGCATCAGACTTACGCGCATCATAAAGAAAATTTCCCTGGAATTCCTTTTATAGCAACTGAAACTACTTCGGGATTACAAACTCGCGGTTATTATGATAAAGTTTCAGATACTATAAAAAAATGGCCGGTTAGTTGGGATAAAAAATTTGAAGGCGGTAATCCTGGGAATACTGTCTCGGCTTACGATCAGGTACAAACGCCTTGGGGTTCAACACACGAAGCAACCTGGAAAGTCATCAAAAAATACGATTTCCTTTCCGGAATGTACATCTGGACCGGTTTCGATTATATCGGAGAACCAACTCCTTATGAATGGCCATCAGTAAGTTCGTATTTCGGAATTGTAGATTTAGCCGGTTTCCCGAAAGACGTTTATTATTTGTACCAAAGTGAATGGACAGACAAAACCGTTCTGCACATTTTCCCACATTGGAACTGGAAAGCAGGACAAACCGTAGATGTTTGGGCATATTATAATAAAGCAGATGAGGTTGAACTTTTCCTTAACGGAAAATCAGTTGGAGTTCGCAGTAAAAAAGGAGAAGATTTGCACGTTATGTGGAGAATTCCTTTTCAACCCGGAACATTAAAAGCAATCTCTCGTAAAAACGGAAAAATAGTTCTGGAAACCGAAATTAAAACAGCCGGAAATCCGGATAACTTAAAACTTACAGCAGATAGAAGTAACATCAAAGCCGATGGAAATGATTTGTCATTTGTAACCGTAGATATTTTGGATTCAAAAGGAACTTTGGCACCAAATGCTAATAATGAAATCAACTTTTCATTAAAAGGAAACGGAAAAATTGTAGGCGTTTGCAGCGGAGATCCCGTAAGTCACGAATCATACAAAGGTTCAAAACACACAGCGCTTAATGGAAAATGTTTAGTAATTGTTCAGTCTGAAAATAAAACAGGAAGATTAGAATTAACCGCTAAAGCGAATGGATTAAAACCAGCAACAATTGTAATTACAGCAGAATAA
- a CDS encoding TIM-barrel domain-containing protein, whose product MKNSQLTTLISAFMLGFVLTPKASAQIQNADVLNAPIDISKDFQNYLNTFYFADELIAFDPATGKGTIKYLRYNYKTRQAFNNMMMKPDVVEANEFPTTEYQASPELPFQIQFVSDRTIRIKTTSGPQFHPEKESLMLINGVAPNHPELWKYSKIEGGHSYTSKHGRVEILTKPWHVKIYDETGKLLTSTLHDSDFKNTYTPTLPFSYVRRNSDYSRSMGAAFSLEPDEKIFGCGESFTQFNKRGQKVVLWTDDANGIQNETMYKPVPFYMSSRGYGVFMHHSTPITVDFGRYFSSANEMYIGDDEADLFFFIGEPKDVLDQYTDLTGKAAMPPLWSFGFWMSRITYFTEKEGREVAKDLRKYKIPTDVIHFDTGWFDVDWRNNYEFSKDRFPDAQKMMSDLKDDGFHVCLWQLPYFSPKNTLFNEIMDKNLAVRDRKGNLPYEDAVLDFSNPESVTWYQAKLKHLFDQGVSVFKVDFGEAAPPDGIYHSGRTGFYEHNLYPLRYNKAVAEITQKEKGYTLIWARSTWAGSQRYPLHWGGDAETSNGAMSAELRGGLSLGLSGFSFWSHDVGGFATKSPENLYRRWAPFGMFTSHVRSHGEPPREPWLYSKDFLEGFRKADNMRYELMPYIYAQAKESSQKGLPMMRALFVEYPNDPGAWLVDNEYLFGSSMLVAPLFEEVTERDVYLPEGTWIDYQTKKVYQSGWHKIKAGEVPIVVLVKDGTALPHIALAQSTKDMDWSKLTLKVYASDKTTSATAKVFLPDGDSVKEIKVTKSGNNFDVVSNPLQGKTTLKTEWIK is encoded by the coding sequence ATGAAAAACTCACAACTAACCACATTGATTTCAGCTTTCATGCTTGGATTTGTTTTGACGCCAAAAGCATCAGCACAAATCCAAAATGCAGATGTGCTAAATGCTCCGATAGATATAAGTAAAGATTTTCAGAATTATCTGAACACCTTTTATTTTGCCGATGAATTGATCGCTTTTGATCCTGCAACGGGAAAAGGAACGATAAAATATCTGAGATACAATTACAAAACACGTCAGGCTTTCAACAATATGATGATGAAACCGGACGTTGTTGAAGCAAACGAATTTCCAACAACAGAATATCAGGCTTCACCGGAATTACCGTTTCAGATTCAGTTTGTTTCAGACAGAACTATCCGAATCAAAACAACTTCAGGACCACAATTTCATCCTGAAAAAGAATCTCTAATGTTGATAAATGGTGTTGCGCCAAACCATCCTGAATTATGGAAATATTCTAAAATCGAAGGTGGTCACAGTTATACCAGCAAACACGGAAGAGTAGAAATTTTGACAAAACCGTGGCACGTTAAAATTTACGATGAAACCGGAAAATTACTGACAAGTACACTTCACGATTCTGATTTTAAAAATACTTATACACCAACACTTCCGTTTTCGTATGTGCGCAGAAACAGCGATTATTCAAGAAGTATGGGAGCAGCTTTTAGCTTAGAACCAGACGAAAAAATATTTGGTTGTGGAGAATCATTCACACAATTCAACAAACGCGGGCAAAAAGTTGTTTTATGGACCGATGATGCAAACGGAATTCAGAATGAAACGATGTACAAACCAGTTCCGTTTTATATGAGCAGCCGTGGTTACGGAGTTTTCATGCACCATTCGACACCAATTACAGTTGACTTTGGTAGATATTTTTCAAGTGCAAACGAAATGTATATTGGCGATGACGAAGCCGATTTGTTTTTCTTTATTGGAGAACCAAAAGACGTTTTAGATCAATACACAGATTTAACTGGAAAAGCTGCAATGCCACCACTTTGGTCATTTGGTTTCTGGATGAGTAGAATCACTTATTTTACAGAAAAAGAAGGAAGAGAAGTAGCAAAAGATTTACGTAAATATAAAATTCCAACAGATGTTATTCACTTCGATACAGGTTGGTTTGATGTAGATTGGAGAAACAATTATGAGTTTTCTAAAGATCGTTTTCCAGATGCTCAAAAAATGATGTCAGATTTAAAAGACGACGGTTTTCATGTTTGTTTATGGCAATTGCCGTATTTCTCACCAAAGAATACGTTGTTTAACGAAATCATGGACAAGAATTTAGCCGTAAGAGATCGCAAAGGAAATCTTCCGTATGAAGATGCAGTTTTAGATTTTTCAAATCCGGAAAGCGTAACTTGGTATCAGGCAAAACTGAAACATTTATTTGATCAGGGCGTTTCTGTTTTCAAAGTAGATTTTGGAGAAGCAGCTCCGCCAGACGGAATCTACCATTCAGGAAGAACAGGATTTTACGAACACAATTTATATCCGTTAAGATACAATAAGGCTGTCGCCGAAATTACTCAGAAAGAAAAAGGATACACTTTAATCTGGGCAAGAAGTACTTGGGCAGGATCTCAACGTTACCCATTACATTGGGGTGGAGATGCCGAAACTTCAAACGGAGCAATGTCAGCAGAGTTACGCGGTGGACTTTCATTAGGATTAAGCGGATTCAGTTTCTGGAGTCATGACGTAGGAGGATTTGCAACAAAATCACCGGAGAATTTATACAGAAGATGGGCGCCTTTCGGAATGTTTACTTCACACGTAAGAAGCCACGGAGAACCTCCGCGCGAACCTTGGTTGTACAGTAAAGATTTCTTAGAAGGATTTAGAAAAGCAGATAATATGCGTTACGAATTAATGCCATATATCTACGCTCAGGCGAAAGAAAGTTCACAAAAAGGATTACCAATGATGCGTGCTTTATTTGTAGAATATCCAAATGATCCGGGAGCTTGGTTGGTTGATAATGAATATTTATTTGGTTCAAGTATGTTGGTTGCACCACTTTTTGAAGAAGTTACAGAAAGAGACGTTTACCTTCCGGAAGGAACATGGATTGATTACCAAACTAAAAAAGTATACCAATCAGGATGGCATAAAATCAAAGCGGGCGAAGTGCCAATCGTAGTTTTAGTAAAAGACGGAACTGCATTACCTCACATCGCATTAGCACAATCTACAAAAGATATGGATTGGAGCAAATTAACTTTGAAAGTTTACGCTAGTGATAAAACCACTTCGGCTACAGCCAAAGTATTTTTACCGGACGGAGATTCAGTAAAAGAAATAAAAGTTACAAAATCCGGAAACAATTTTGACGTAGTTTCAAACCCGTTACAAGGAAAAACAACTCTTAAAACAGAGTGGATAAAATAA